From a single Desulfovibrio sp. ZJ209 genomic region:
- a CDS encoding DEAD/DEAH box helicase family protein — protein MNSILSEKDYQKYLLERLEQDSGFVVRKASHYDPRFAMDRELLFRFLSETQPDAMAALRKIYKDALEETIVAHINAEATKKRGSLLHVLRGGIEIANHKLELMYTKPATSFNPALSRKHGQNIFSVMEEVWASEKERVDVVVFLNGLAIMAFELKCNHAGQSFEDAIYQFRMERNPATRLFRFKAGTLVNFAMDLSEVHMTTRLNGEATVFLPFNRGDGEGVNAGAGNPAQPDKFSVAYMWEDILKKDTILDLISRFMLVDVEEREDGATGRKEVVENLIFPRYHQLDAIRKLLADVRANGTALNYLIQHSAGSGKTKTIAWLAYRLADLHDADDRPVFDNVVIMTDRVIVDRQLQEAITALRHKSGQIKVLDDRCTSEDLRLALEGNTKIIATTIQKFPYIVDRVKDLKSKRFAVIIDEAHSSTTGREMGAVTKTLGAGDEVPEDVEDMIRKEIERNGKQPNVSIFAFTATPKATTLQLFGRLNEHGQREAFHLYSMKQAIEEGFILDVLRNYTEYATFYQINKAIQEDPRYKTNAAKRQIARFVELHDTNIAQRVEVIVEHFRTSVMRELGGNAKAMVVTPSRQAAVKYFQAVRDYLGRKGYDDMKALVAFSGKVKLPHDDTEYTEAGLNGFPEARTREMFDQPGNKLLLVANKYQTGFDQAKLCAMYVLKKLKGVNAVQTLSRLNRIKPPYDKKTFVLDFVNSYDEMKAAFAPYFTATLLASSVTPESIYDLEAQIDAYAILDPGDVETANAILYSGKATAKQKQQLTFFLEKTRKLLEHYDEEKQEECMQLLRSFVRLYEFLLQASCFEDVELHKKYNFIKYLLAFIDIRHSGPGFDLTGKIRASGFVQKKVHEHAEPRLVAKPVVKLPTAERFGLTEDKEKRLSEIIDEINSRTGKNYDNDVVVKAMLQIRDILVKSDRLRTSAKTNTQKDFEFSYFDDVDDALIEGLAQNQDFYTLLLENDEIKREVLGIFSDEIYRSLREAV, from the coding sequence GTGAACAGCATCCTCTCCGAAAAAGACTACCAGAAGTACCTTCTGGAGCGGCTGGAACAGGATAGCGGCTTTGTTGTGCGCAAGGCCTCCCACTATGACCCCAGGTTCGCCATGGACCGCGAGCTGCTTTTCCGCTTCCTCAGCGAGACGCAGCCGGACGCCATGGCCGCCCTGCGCAAGATATACAAGGATGCGCTGGAAGAGACCATCGTCGCCCACATCAACGCCGAGGCCACGAAAAAGCGCGGCAGCCTGCTCCATGTGCTCCGGGGCGGCATCGAGATCGCCAACCACAAGCTCGAGCTCATGTACACGAAGCCGGCCACCTCCTTCAACCCGGCCTTGAGCCGCAAGCACGGGCAGAACATCTTTTCCGTCATGGAGGAGGTCTGGGCCAGCGAGAAAGAGCGCGTGGACGTGGTGGTTTTCCTCAACGGCCTCGCCATCATGGCCTTTGAGCTCAAGTGCAACCATGCCGGCCAGTCCTTTGAGGACGCCATCTACCAGTTCCGCATGGAGCGAAACCCCGCAACGCGCCTTTTCCGCTTCAAGGCCGGCACCCTCGTCAACTTCGCCATGGACCTCTCCGAGGTGCACATGACCACGCGCCTCAACGGCGAGGCCACGGTCTTTTTGCCCTTCAACAGGGGCGACGGCGAAGGCGTCAACGCGGGCGCGGGCAATCCGGCCCAGCCGGACAAGTTCAGCGTCGCCTACATGTGGGAGGACATCCTCAAGAAGGACACCATCCTCGACCTCATCAGCCGCTTCATGCTCGTGGACGTGGAGGAGCGCGAGGACGGGGCCACGGGCAGGAAGGAGGTGGTGGAGAACCTCATCTTCCCGCGCTATCACCAGCTTGACGCCATCCGCAAGCTGCTCGCCGATGTGCGCGCCAACGGCACGGCCCTCAACTACCTCATCCAGCACAGCGCGGGCTCCGGCAAGACCAAGACCATCGCGTGGCTGGCCTACCGCCTGGCCGACCTGCACGACGCGGACGACAGGCCCGTTTTCGACAATGTGGTCATCATGACCGACCGCGTCATCGTTGACCGCCAGTTGCAGGAGGCCATCACCGCTCTCCGGCACAAGTCCGGCCAGATCAAGGTGCTGGACGACAGGTGCACCTCCGAAGACCTGCGCCTGGCGCTTGAGGGCAACACCAAGATCATCGCCACCACCATCCAGAAATTCCCCTACATCGTGGACAGGGTGAAAGACCTGAAGAGCAAGCGCTTCGCGGTCATCATCGACGAGGCCCACTCCTCCACCACGGGCAGGGAGATGGGCGCCGTGACCAAGACACTCGGCGCCGGGGACGAGGTGCCGGAAGACGTGGAGGACATGATCAGGAAGGAAATAGAGCGCAACGGCAAGCAGCCCAATGTCTCCATTTTCGCCTTCACGGCCACGCCCAAGGCCACCACGCTCCAGCTGTTCGGCCGCCTCAACGAGCACGGCCAGCGCGAGGCCTTTCACCTCTATTCCATGAAGCAGGCCATCGAGGAGGGCTTCATCCTTGACGTGCTCCGCAACTATACGGAATACGCCACCTTTTACCAGATCAACAAGGCCATTCAGGAGGATCCGCGCTACAAGACCAATGCGGCCAAGCGCCAGATAGCCCGCTTTGTGGAGCTGCACGACACCAACATCGCCCAGCGCGTGGAAGTCATCGTGGAGCATTTCCGCACTTCGGTCATGCGGGAGCTGGGCGGCAACGCCAAGGCCATGGTGGTGACGCCCTCGCGGCAGGCCGCGGTCAAGTATTTTCAGGCCGTGCGCGACTACCTCGGCCGCAAGGGCTATGACGACATGAAGGCGCTGGTGGCCTTTTCCGGCAAGGTGAAACTGCCGCACGACGACACGGAATACACCGAGGCCGGGCTCAACGGCTTCCCCGAGGCGCGGACGCGGGAGATGTTCGACCAGCCGGGCAACAAGCTGCTCCTGGTGGCCAACAAGTACCAGACAGGCTTTGACCAGGCCAAGCTCTGCGCCATGTATGTGCTGAAGAAGCTCAAGGGCGTCAACGCCGTGCAGACGCTCTCGCGCCTCAACCGCATCAAGCCGCCCTACGACAAGAAGACCTTTGTGCTGGACTTCGTGAACAGCTATGACGAGATGAAGGCCGCCTTCGCGCCCTATTTCACGGCCACACTGCTTGCCAGCTCGGTGACGCCGGAGTCCATCTATGACCTCGAGGCGCAGATCGACGCCTACGCCATCCTTGACCCCGGGGACGTGGAAACGGCCAACGCCATCCTGTATTCGGGGAAAGCCACGGCCAAGCAGAAGCAGCAGCTCACGTTCTTTCTGGAAAAGACCCGGAAACTGCTGGAGCACTATGACGAGGAAAAGCAGGAGGAGTGCATGCAGCTCCTGCGGAGCTTCGTGCGGCTGTATGAATTTTTGTTGCAGGCCTCCTGCTTCGAGGATGTGGAGCTGCACAAGAAGTATAACTTCATCAAGTACCTGCTGGCCTTTATCGATATCCGCCACTCCGGCCCGGGCTTTGACCTCACGGGCAAGATACGGGCATCAGGCTTCGTGCAGAAAAAGGTGCACGAGCATGCGGAGCCGCGTCTTGTGGCAAAGCCTGTCGTGAAACTGCCCACGGCCGAGCGCTTCGGCCTTACGGAAGACAAGGAGAAGCGCCTTTCGGAAATTATTGACGAAATCAACAGCCGCACCGGCAAGAACTATGACAACGATGTGGTGGTGAAGGCCATGCTCCAGATACGGGACATCCTCGTGAAGTCCGACAGGCTCAGGACCAGCGCGAAAACCAACACGCAAAAGGATTTTGAGTTTTCCTATTTCGACGACGTGGACGACGCCCTCATCGAGGGGCTGGCGCAGAACCAGGACTTTTACACGCTGCTGCTGGAAAACGACGAGATCAAGCGCGAGGTGCTGGGCATCTTCTCGGACGAGATCTACCGCAGCCTGCGCGAGGCCGTGTAG
- a CDS encoding integrase arm-type DNA-binding domain-containing protein, whose protein sequence is MDYRFGGKRKTLSFGAYPAVSLKEARRKRDKAKELLASEIDPGAQKKAAKEEAVEAAREQALTFAVVAQEWFATKKDSYATSTIKKKLWLINALNERIGDKPISKLAPGDILAAIRPVEAAGHSVTTHKLAGTAGQICPFARTCGYIVFNPADGLKEVLKPIRTKHYAP, encoded by the coding sequence ATGGATTACCGTTTTGGCGGCAAGCGAAAGACGCTCAGCTTCGGCGCGTATCCCGCTGTGTCCCTGAAAGAAGCCCGGAGGAAACGCGACAAGGCCAAGGAACTTCTCGCCAGCGAGATTGACCCCGGCGCGCAGAAGAAAGCCGCCAAGGAAGAGGCTGTTGAGGCCGCGAGGGAACAGGCGCTGACCTTCGCTGTTGTGGCGCAGGAATGGTTCGCCACGAAAAAGGACTCCTATGCTACCTCCACTATCAAGAAAAAGCTCTGGCTTATAAACGCGCTCAACGAAAGAATTGGCGATAAGCCCATCTCCAAGCTGGCTCCGGGCGACATTCTGGCTGCCATCAGACCTGTCGAGGCAGCTGGCCACTCGGTCACGACGCACAAGCTGGCCGGGACTGCCGGACAGATCTGCCCCTTTGCCAGGACATGCGGCTATATCGTTTTCAATCCGGCGGACGGTCTGAAGGAAGTCCTCAAGCCCATCAGGACAAAACACTACGCCCCATGA
- a CDS encoding class I SAM-dependent DNA methyltransferase yields MAPDPKKPDVMWDDAPVDVTTEANFIWSIANKLRGTYQSDKYKDVIIPMTIIRRFECALAPTKEAVLAKHKEKPGWPAKAMYRVSGYPFYNTSGFDLARLVNDPDHLAANFKAYIEGFSANIQDIIRSLDFARQIDKMDKNNRLLSVVKAFSELDLDPRTIDNVKMGYIFEELIRKFSENAEAGDHYTGRDIIRLMVNILLAEGCDDIFEDGKVITVLDQACGTGGMLSTAYNFIRRYNPTADVRLFGQEINPESYAVCLAEMLIKGQNAENICFQDTMLADRFVDTKMRFVLENPPFGTPWGGKDAAEGVEHAVIAEHGRHGSRWAAGLPGSGDMQLLFVQSAVDKLDDRLGRAAIIENGSPLFTGATASGESQIRRWLLEQDLIEAIIALPTDLFYNTGIATYIWVISKNKRPARRGRVQLIDATSFFHKLRKALGNKRNEITAEDRAAITKLYADFTPGEFCKIFPNEEFLYREYTVMQPLQRNYAITEERVDAMLANGGLAPLWDAAKVEELENAEELTGKEAKKLAAYKENKSLFDAIVAALRKAAGANVYKSPGAFLPVLKKALAGLDVEKKLLDRMADGLSVMDKQAEIQKDKHGCVIYDKETKDTELVKYEEDIDTYMAREVLPHVPDAKAFFEENPGAKKPVVKTGAEIPFTRYFYRYQRPAPSEELKAKFMELELSVSERVARLFE; encoded by the coding sequence ATGGCCCCCGACCCCAAAAAGCCCGACGTCATGTGGGACGACGCCCCCGTGGATGTCACCACCGAGGCCAACTTCATCTGGTCCATCGCCAACAAGCTGCGCGGCACCTACCAGAGCGACAAGTACAAGGATGTCATCATCCCCATGACCATCATCCGCCGCTTCGAGTGCGCGCTGGCGCCCACGAAGGAGGCGGTGCTCGCCAAACACAAGGAAAAGCCCGGCTGGCCGGCCAAGGCCATGTACCGCGTGTCCGGCTATCCGTTCTACAATACCAGCGGCTTCGACCTCGCCCGCCTCGTCAACGACCCCGACCACCTGGCCGCCAATTTCAAGGCCTATATCGAGGGCTTTTCCGCCAATATCCAGGACATCATCCGCAGCCTCGATTTCGCCCGCCAGATAGACAAGATGGACAAGAACAACCGGCTGCTCAGCGTGGTCAAGGCCTTCTCGGAGCTCGACCTCGACCCGCGCACAATCGACAACGTGAAGATGGGCTACATCTTCGAGGAGCTTATCCGCAAATTCTCTGAAAATGCGGAGGCCGGCGACCACTACACCGGCCGCGACATCATCCGGCTCATGGTCAACATCCTCCTCGCCGAGGGCTGCGACGACATATTTGAGGACGGCAAGGTCATCACCGTGCTCGATCAGGCCTGCGGCACCGGCGGCATGCTCTCCACGGCGTACAACTTCATCCGGCGCTACAACCCAACGGCGGACGTGCGCCTCTTCGGGCAGGAGATCAACCCCGAGTCCTACGCCGTGTGCCTCGCCGAGATGCTTATCAAGGGCCAGAACGCGGAGAACATCTGCTTTCAGGACACCATGCTCGCCGACCGTTTCGTTGACACGAAGATGCGCTTCGTGCTCGAGAACCCGCCCTTCGGCACGCCCTGGGGCGGCAAGGACGCGGCCGAGGGTGTGGAGCACGCCGTCATCGCCGAGCACGGCCGCCACGGCAGCCGCTGGGCCGCCGGGCTCCCCGGCTCGGGCGACATGCAGCTGCTCTTCGTGCAGTCGGCGGTGGACAAGCTGGACGACCGCCTCGGGCGCGCCGCCATCATCGAGAACGGCAGCCCGCTTTTCACCGGCGCCACGGCCTCGGGCGAGAGCCAGATCCGCCGCTGGCTTTTGGAGCAAGACCTCATCGAGGCCATCATCGCCCTGCCCACCGACCTTTTCTACAACACCGGCATCGCCACCTATATCTGGGTGATCTCCAAGAACAAGCGGCCGGCGCGCAGGGGCCGCGTGCAGCTCATCGACGCCACCTCCTTTTTCCACAAGCTGCGCAAGGCTCTCGGCAACAAGCGGAACGAGATTACGGCCGAAGACCGCGCGGCCATAACGAAACTGTACGCCGACTTCACGCCCGGCGAATTTTGCAAAATTTTTCCCAATGAGGAATTTCTCTACCGCGAATATACGGTGATGCAGCCCCTGCAACGCAACTACGCCATAACGGAGGAGCGCGTCGACGCCATGCTGGCCAACGGCGGCCTCGCGCCGCTCTGGGACGCCGCCAAGGTGGAGGAGCTGGAGAACGCGGAGGAGCTGACCGGCAAGGAGGCCAAGAAGCTCGCGGCATACAAGGAAAACAAGTCGCTCTTCGACGCCATCGTGGCCGCCCTGCGCAAGGCGGCGGGCGCCAATGTGTACAAAAGCCCGGGAGCCTTCCTGCCCGTGCTGAAAAAGGCGCTCGCCGGCCTTGACGTGGAGAAGAAGCTGCTGGACCGCATGGCCGACGGCCTCTCGGTCATGGACAAGCAGGCCGAGATCCAGAAGGACAAGCATGGCTGCGTCATCTACGACAAGGAGACGAAAGACACCGAGCTCGTGAAATACGAGGAGGACATCGACACCTACATGGCCCGCGAGGTGCTGCCCCACGTGCCGGACGCGAAAGCGTTTTTTGAGGAAAACCCGGGCGCGAAAAAGCCCGTCGTCAAGACCGGCGCGGAGATTCCCTTCACCCGCTATTTTTACAGGTACCAGCGGCCCGCGCCCAGCGAGGAGCTGAAGGCGAAGTTCATGGAACTGGAGCTTTCCGTCTCGGAGCGCGTGGCGCGGCTGTTTGAGTGA
- a CDS encoding argininosuccinate synthase, whose translation MPDIKKVVLAYSGGLDTSVILKWLIVTYGCEVITVTADLGQPEDLAGVEEKALRTGASKAYVLDLREELARDFIFPMNRAAARYENRYMLGTSIARPCITKALIEVARAEGADAIAHGATGKGNDQVRFEFAAKALAPEIRVIAPWREWDLMSRTALNAFAEKHGIPISKGAKRYSMDANMLHTSFEGSELEDPGNAPHESCHERCVPVEEAPDTPEIIEVGFERGNPVSVNGERLSPYEIIRTLAEMAGRNGIGRDDMVENRYVGMKCRGVYENPAGTLLFALHRDLEGICMDREMLAIRDMLAVPYSHAVYNGYWFSPEREAMQAFFDKSQENVTGTVRAKLYKGGVWPLARTSPTSLFSEDLATFEGGNYDHKDAAGFIRLNGLRLGLFAAVRDRAGK comes from the coding sequence ATGCCTGACATCAAGAAAGTGGTCCTTGCCTATTCCGGGGGGCTCGATACCTCCGTCATCCTCAAATGGCTCATCGTCACCTACGGCTGCGAGGTCATCACCGTCACCGCAGACCTCGGCCAGCCCGAAGACCTCGCCGGCGTGGAGGAAAAGGCCCTGCGCACCGGCGCCTCCAAGGCCTATGTGCTCGACCTGCGCGAGGAGCTGGCGCGGGATTTCATCTTCCCCATGAACCGGGCGGCGGCGCGCTATGAAAACCGCTACATGCTCGGCACCTCCATCGCCCGGCCCTGCATCACCAAGGCCCTCATCGAGGTGGCCCGCGCCGAGGGCGCGGACGCCATCGCCCACGGCGCCACCGGCAAGGGGAATGACCAGGTGCGCTTCGAGTTCGCCGCCAAGGCCCTCGCGCCGGAGATCCGGGTCATCGCGCCCTGGCGCGAGTGGGATCTCATGTCGCGCACGGCGCTCAACGCCTTCGCCGAAAAGCACGGCATCCCCATTTCCAAGGGCGCCAAGCGCTACAGCATGGACGCCAACATGCTGCACACGAGCTTCGAGGGCAGCGAATTGGAAGACCCGGGCAACGCGCCGCACGAATCCTGCCACGAGCGCTGCGTGCCCGTGGAGGAGGCGCCGGACACGCCCGAGATCATCGAAGTGGGCTTCGAGCGGGGCAACCCGGTCTCGGTCAACGGCGAGCGCCTGTCGCCCTACGAGATCATCCGCACGCTCGCCGAAATGGCCGGCCGCAACGGCATCGGCCGCGACGACATGGTGGAAAACCGCTATGTGGGCATGAAGTGCCGCGGCGTGTATGAAAACCCGGCCGGCACCCTGCTCTTCGCGCTGCACCGCGACCTCGAGGGCATCTGCATGGACCGCGAAATGCTCGCCATCCGCGACATGCTGGCCGTGCCCTATTCCCACGCGGTCTACAACGGCTACTGGTTCTCGCCCGAGCGCGAGGCCATGCAGGCCTTTTTTGACAAGTCGCAGGAAAATGTCACAGGCACCGTGCGCGCCAAGCTCTACAAGGGCGGCGTGTGGCCGCTGGCCCGCACCTCGCCCACCTCGCTCTTCTCCGAGGATCTGGCCACCTTCGAGGGCGGCAACTACGACCACAAGGACGCGGCCGGCTTCATCCGCCTGAACGGGCTGCGCCTCGGCCTTTTCGCCGCCGTGCGCGACCGCGCGGGCAAGTAG
- a CDS encoding restriction endonuclease subunit S — translation MGEMKESGVEWIGQVPCHWKNDTIRHLIIARDAGAWGENAREEEEGTICLRIADFDYEKGIFKNCDINTLTKRLYPEAQVKRLMLEKGDILIEKSGGGEKTPVGRAVIFDKEYQALFANFMERLRFNGKIVISEYAEFWLRAWYSCRCSPFYINQTTGIQNIDLGLMLAKERMYYPPVDQQKIIVSFLDAKCAEIDALTDDIQTQINTLEQYKRSVITEAVTKGLNPDAKMRDSGIEWLGEIPSAWKLARIGSLYALRMEKVSDREYQPLSVTKFGIVPQLDTAAKTNAHDDRKLVRTGDFVINSRSDRRGSCGISEYDGSVSLINTVLYPIGKMNPKYYNWLFHTTGFAEEFYRWGHGIVDDLWTTGWQDMKNIIMVEPPLEEQAAIAAFLDKKCAEIDTTIAGKQAQLETLADYKKSLIFEYVTGKKEVPAS, via the coding sequence ATGGGGGAGATGAAGGAGAGCGGGGTGGAGTGGATTGGACAGGTGCCCTGTCATTGGAAAAACGATACTATCCGACACCTCATAATAGCAAGGGACGCTGGCGCATGGGGTGAAAATGCCCGGGAGGAAGAGGAAGGGACGATTTGCCTGCGAATAGCGGATTTTGATTATGAAAAAGGAATATTCAAGAATTGTGATATAAACACTTTGACAAAGAGGCTGTATCCTGAAGCACAAGTAAAGCGGCTCATGTTGGAAAAAGGAGACATATTAATAGAAAAATCAGGCGGGGGTGAAAAAACCCCGGTTGGCCGCGCGGTTATATTTGATAAAGAGTATCAGGCGCTGTTTGCCAATTTTATGGAACGGCTGAGATTTAATGGAAAAATTGTTATTTCCGAGTATGCGGAATTTTGGTTGAGGGCGTGGTATTCCTGCCGATGCTCTCCATTTTATATCAACCAAACTACAGGAATTCAAAATATTGATCTTGGCTTGATGCTGGCAAAAGAGAGGATGTATTATCCTCCTGTTGACCAGCAGAAAATTATTGTCAGTTTTCTTGACGCCAAGTGCGCCGAAATCGACGCCCTCACCGACGACATCCAGACGCAAATCAACACGCTGGAGCAGTACAAGCGCAGCGTTATCACCGAAGCGGTAACAAAGGGGCTGAACCCTGACGCGAAAATGCGGGACAGCGGAATTGAGTGGCTTGGCGAAATTCCATCTGCTTGGAAGCTTGCCAGGATTGGCAGTTTATATGCTTTGCGCATGGAAAAAGTAAGTGACCGTGAGTATCAGCCGCTTTCCGTGACAAAATTCGGCATAGTGCCGCAGCTTGACACAGCAGCAAAAACAAATGCTCATGATGATAGAAAGTTAGTGAGAACAGGGGATTTTGTAATCAACAGTCGCTCAGACAGGCGCGGTTCGTGTGGAATTTCTGAATATGATGGTTCGGTTTCCCTCATTAATACTGTACTCTATCCGATAGGAAAAATGAATCCAAAATATTACAATTGGCTATTTCACACCACAGGATTTGCGGAAGAATTTTATCGCTGGGGCCACGGTATCGTGGATGACCTGTGGACAACGGGCTGGCAGGATATGAAGAATATCATCATGGTGGAGCCTCCCTTGGAAGAACAGGCCGCGATTGCAGCATTTCTTGATAAGAAATGCGCTGAAATTGACACTACCATAGCCGGCAAGCAGGCCCAGCTCGAAACCCTGGCCGACTACAAAAAATCCCTCATCTTTGAATACGTCACCGGCAAGAAGGAGGTTCCGGCCTCGTGA
- a CDS encoding relaxase/mobilization nuclease domain-containing protein, with protein sequence MSHDSQKIKYTKNTKPKEWQIGDSVDYIRNPSVRNSGEKIEHAGYRNFITDTHTAQKLEMIALARETVRSKMPVNHWVFSWPEGEHNTRAQVDEFVDIFLEKMGLKDHQAIYGLHCDTRNYHVHIAVNRVHPETLKVVRTTTALTSGRPIKSRRSSRRNNAGQSWRTPHLCTRKKASWPKEKSLAPA encoded by the coding sequence GTGTCCCATGATAGTCAAAAAATTAAGTACACAAAAAACACCAAGCCCAAGGAGTGGCAGATTGGTGACTCGGTGGACTATATCCGCAATCCCTCAGTGAGAAATAGCGGGGAAAAGATCGAACACGCCGGGTATCGCAATTTCATAACCGACACTCATACGGCGCAAAAGCTGGAAATGATCGCTCTGGCGAGGGAGACCGTCAGGAGCAAAATGCCGGTCAATCACTGGGTATTTTCCTGGCCCGAAGGCGAGCATAACACGCGCGCCCAAGTTGATGAATTTGTGGATATTTTTTTGGAAAAGATGGGCTTGAAAGACCATCAGGCCATCTACGGTCTGCATTGCGATACGCGAAATTATCACGTCCATATCGCCGTGAATCGTGTGCATCCCGAAACCTTGAAAGTAGTGCGCACAACAACGGCTTTGACATCAGGGAGGCCTATAAAATCAAGGCGTTCATCGAGAAGAAACAATGCTGGTCAGAGCTGGCGAACGCCCCATTTGTGTACACGGAAGAAGGCGAGTTGGCCGAAAGAAAAGTCCTTGGCCCCTGCGTAA
- a CDS encoding DNA-primase RepB domain-containing protein, which yields MYRGAVRAERAAKKELEEKAKGEVNRLKGQQARQRWEKPARIAKYGVPFLIIGRHCLKIEHVEQWKELRDNLRAAFPPRRTKRFSDWLKTQDRPINLFYAVMYEDAGKARPPPYSRKPYHPHRAPGFENRKLKHERKDGTFPSVNLSYAVKQECQKALIEARKIEQALAMAQQHRAPQVNLPPLIHAQETSNPQLAYFKHWADIREHITVEDFSRMDAMIALRLRSNGYRQDEVEETIRACAPSIRERGPGRNWRRYAERAVAYAFGYAGDRGMERNTRLWDRWEQVEGLADSSPRHVKGAHLA from the coding sequence ATGTACCGGGGCGCAGTAAGGGCCGAGAGGGCAGCCAAGAAAGAGCTTGAGGAAAAAGCCAAGGGTGAGGTGAACCGCCTCAAGGGACAACAGGCCAGGCAACGCTGGGAAAAGCCGGCTAGGATTGCCAAATATGGAGTGCCGTTTTTAATTATCGGCCGCCACTGCCTGAAAATCGAACATGTCGAGCAGTGGAAAGAGCTGCGGGATAACCTGAGAGCAGCGTTCCCTCCAAGACGGACAAAACGCTTTTCTGACTGGCTGAAAACCCAAGACAGACCGATTAATCTGTTTTATGCCGTCATGTATGAGGATGCAGGCAAGGCCAGACCCCCCCCATATTCCCGGAAGCCGTATCATCCGCATCGTGCTCCAGGCTTTGAGAACCGAAAGCTAAAGCATGAGCGCAAGGACGGAACTTTCCCTAGCGTCAACCTGAGTTATGCCGTCAAGCAGGAGTGCCAAAAAGCCTTGATAGAAGCGCGAAAGATTGAGCAGGCATTGGCCATGGCCCAGCAGCACAGGGCACCGCAGGTAAATCTGCCGCCACTCATTCACGCACAAGAGACGAGTAACCCCCAGCTTGCGTATTTCAAGCATTGGGCAGACATCCGGGAGCATATCACCGTTGAGGATTTCTCCCGGATGGATGCTATGATTGCCCTCCGTCTCCGCTCCAACGGCTACAGACAAGATGAAGTGGAAGAAACTATCCGCGCCTGTGCACCCTCTATCCGTGAAAGAGGTCCGGGACGCAACTGGCGGCGTTATGCTGAGCGAGCGGTAGCCTATGCTTTTGGCTATGCTGGTGACAGGGGTATGGAACGAAATACGCGGTTATGGGATCGGTGGGAGCAGGTGGAGGGACTTGCGGACAGCTCTCCGCGACACGTAAAAGGGGCGCACTTGGCGTAA
- a CDS encoding site-specific integrase, producing MALRSAELRGGRWSEIELDKALWTVPASRQKNPKDGGGMKMRIAHTIPLPTQAVRLFRELHLLTGSGDLCFPGRHSASRCISDMALLNGIRRRGFGKEKMTIHGFRAMFSTILNEKKLERGFDGDIIEAQLARKEQNAVRDAYNHASYLDKRREMLQKWADYLDELRSQSVNKN from the coding sequence GTGGCGTTGCGGAGTGCCGAGCTGCGAGGCGGCAGGTGGTCAGAGATTGAGCTGGACAAGGCGCTCTGGACAGTTCCGGCAAGCAGGCAGAAAAATCCAAAAGATGGCGGCGGCATGAAGATGCGAATCGCCCATACCATTCCATTGCCCACGCAGGCGGTGAGGCTTTTTCGCGAACTGCATCTCCTCACTGGTTCCGGGGACTTATGTTTTCCGGGTCGGCATTCGGCAAGCAGGTGCATTTCCGATATGGCGCTTTTAAACGGCATTCGGCGCAGGGGTTTCGGCAAGGAAAAAATGACTATTCACGGCTTTCGCGCCATGTTTTCCACCATTCTCAACGAGAAGAAACTGGAACGGGGCTTTGACGGCGACATCATCGAGGCCCAGCTTGCCCGCAAGGAGCAAAACGCCGTCCGGGATGCCTACAACCATGCGTCTTATCTTGATAAGCGGCGTGAGATGCTTCAGAAATGGGCCGACTATCTTGACGAACTACGGAGCCAGAGTGTGAACAAAAACTGA